A DNA window from Bacteroidota bacterium contains the following coding sequences:
- a CDS encoding LemA family protein has product MRHVALWGLLVLGALLGLGGCVGCGAYNALVEAEETVNRAWSDLESAYQRRSDLVPNLVETVRGFAAQEREVLLGVAEARSRVGQLRLGPESLSDPEAVRRFQEAQAQLSGALSRLLVVAEQYPQLRSSETFLTLMAQLEGTENRINVARQRYNEAVQRYNTLVRRFPTVLVAAPLGFRPRLGFEAQAGAEVAPRVRF; this is encoded by the coding sequence ATGCGTCATGTTGCGCTCTGGGGTTTGCTGGTTCTGGGGGCCCTACTGGGGCTGGGAGGATGCGTCGGCTGCGGGGCTTACAACGCCCTTGTCGAGGCCGAAGAGACGGTCAACCGGGCCTGGAGCGATCTAGAAAGCGCCTATCAGCGTCGTTCGGATCTGGTGCCCAACCTCGTCGAGACGGTTCGGGGCTTTGCCGCTCAAGAACGCGAGGTTCTTCTGGGCGTGGCCGAGGCCCGCAGCCGGGTCGGCCAGTTGCGCCTCGGCCCCGAGTCCCTATCGGATCCCGAGGCCGTGCGCCGTTTTCAGGAGGCGCAGGCGCAGCTATCGGGCGCGCTTTCGCGTCTGCTTGTGGTCGCGGAGCAGTACCCGCAGCTGCGCTCCAGCGAGACCTTCCTGACGCTGATGGCCCAGCTTGAGGGCACGGAAAACCGCATCAACGTGGCCCGACAGCGCTACAACGAGGCCGTGCAGCGCTACAACACCCTCGTGCGGCGCTTTCCCACGGTGCTCGTGGCGGCTCCTCTGGGGTTTCGGCCCCGTCTGGGCTTTGAGGCGCAAGCCGGCGCCGAGGTGGCCCCGCGCGTGAGGTTTTAG
- the speB gene encoding agmatinase encodes MRWIPIPVPAERAFLAPPPEAADFARARVVVLPAPYEHTSSFVSGSAAGPGAIIEVSAQLELYDAEFGVEIYERAGGIATLEPLDFTGRYDAEAVELVEEAVGELLDRGKFVVLLGAEHTVTLGAVRAYAARLGPISVLQIDAHSDLRQQYQDNPYSHACVMARVLEVPGVDRLAQVGVRAQCRQEAEWARTEPRIRTWYAHALKREPDWIEQVLEHLGERVYLSIDADGIDPSILPAVGTPVPNGLSWAELTALLCAVAQSRQVVGFDFVELAPRPELWYATYTAAEIVHKTLGYLFAR; translated from the coding sequence ATGCGCTGGATACCCATCCCCGTGCCCGCGGAGCGCGCTTTTTTGGCCCCTCCCCCGGAGGCCGCCGACTTTGCACGGGCGCGCGTCGTCGTACTGCCCGCCCCATATGAGCACACCTCTAGCTTCGTCTCCGGTTCGGCTGCCGGGCCGGGGGCCATTATCGAAGTTTCGGCCCAGCTGGAGCTATACGACGCGGAGTTTGGGGTTGAGATCTACGAGCGCGCAGGCGGGATCGCCACCTTGGAGCCGCTGGACTTCACCGGGCGCTACGATGCCGAGGCCGTCGAGCTCGTCGAAGAGGCCGTCGGGGAGCTTTTGGACCGGGGTAAATTCGTCGTGCTCCTGGGCGCCGAGCACACGGTCACCTTAGGGGCTGTGCGCGCCTATGCCGCCCGTTTGGGGCCGATCTCGGTGTTGCAAATCGACGCGCACTCGGACTTGCGCCAGCAGTATCAAGATAACCCCTATAGCCACGCCTGCGTCATGGCGCGCGTGCTCGAGGTCCCCGGCGTGGACCGCTTGGCTCAGGTGGGGGTGCGCGCGCAATGCCGCCAGGAGGCCGAATGGGCTCGCACCGAGCCCCGGATTCGAACCTGGTATGCGCACGCGCTTAAGCGCGAGCCGGACTGGATCGAACAGGTGCTGGAGCATTTGGGGGAGCGCGTCTACCTGAGCATCGACGCCGACGGGATCGACCCCTCGATTCTGCCCGCTGTGGGCACGCCCGTGCCCAACGGGCTCTCCTGGGCCGAGCTTACGGCTCTGTTGTGCGCCGTGGCGCAAAGCCGACAGGTCGTGGGGTTTGACTTCGTCGAGCTAGCTCCGCGTCCGGAGCTGTGGTATGCCACGTACACGGCAGCCGAGATCGTGCACAAGACCTTGGGCTATCTTTTTGCGCGATAG
- a CDS encoding arginine decarboxylase, pyruvoyl-dependent encodes MYVPRKVFFTKGVGVHKERLSSFEMALRKAGIAQFNLVRVSSIFPPGCKIVSPQEGLKELKPGQIVHVVMSEAATNEPNRLIAAAIGLALPADKTHFGYLSEHHSYGETAKVAGEYAEDLAAEMLATILGVEFDPDQSWDEKEEIWKISGKIVTSRHIVQTAEGDKHGRWKTVIAAAVLIP; translated from the coding sequence TTGTACGTACCCCGCAAGGTCTTCTTTACGAAGGGCGTTGGGGTGCACAAAGAACGCCTCTCCAGCTTCGAAATGGCCCTTCGCAAAGCCGGCATCGCGCAGTTCAATTTGGTACGCGTCTCGAGTATCTTCCCCCCCGGATGCAAAATCGTCTCCCCCCAAGAGGGCTTAAAGGAGCTCAAGCCGGGCCAGATCGTGCACGTGGTGATGAGCGAGGCCGCCACCAACGAGCCCAACCGGCTTATCGCGGCGGCCATCGGGCTTGCGCTTCCGGCCGATAAGACGCACTTCGGGTACTTGTCTGAGCACCACTCCTACGGGGAGACGGCCAAGGTGGCCGGTGAGTATGCTGAAGACTTAGCCGCCGAGATGTTGGCCACGATCCTAGGGGTGGAATTCGATCCCGATCAGAGTTGGGATGAGAAAGAGGAGATCTGGAAGATCAGCGGCAAGATCGTCACCTCCCGGCACATCGTGCAGACGGCCGAAGGCGACAAACACGGTCGGTGGAAAACCGTCATCGCAGCCGCCGTGCTCATTCCCTGA
- a CDS encoding serine hydrolase — protein sequence MPRLLLLSVLFGVFGAPVRAQQPEQVLQRLFTEERMQAEWFEPALLAQVPIAQIEAIVRELRRQYGSWVAVRGRGLEYEVELERAWVPTRMVLGAQGRISGLLFQPPYPKATTLEGWLEAFRALPGRVALLVRRDDQDLLVLRAEEPLAVGSAFKVAVLAALAREVASGRRRWEELVPIASAHKSLPSGILQDWPEGAPLTLYSLAALMIAQSDNTATDHLLALLGRQPVERLANRNRPFLNTREAFALKNPANRSWLERFRRSDETGKRAILRELAQRPLPDETLFSSGPVALDVEWFFSARELAALLDEVAELPIMGINPGPARRADWAAVAFKGGSEPGVLNLSARLLRADGRRFTVIATWNDERLLDEVRFLGLYSGLLRFLAALP from the coding sequence ATGCCTAGGTTGCTGCTGCTGTCGGTCCTGTTCGGGGTGTTCGGCGCGCCTGTCAGGGCTCAGCAGCCCGAGCAGGTCTTGCAGCGGCTTTTTACCGAAGAGCGCATGCAGGCGGAGTGGTTTGAGCCGGCGCTGCTGGCCCAAGTGCCGATAGCGCAGATTGAAGCTATCGTTCGGGAGCTGCGCCGGCAGTATGGATCTTGGGTTGCGGTCCGGGGAAGAGGCCTGGAATACGAGGTGGAGCTGGAGCGGGCCTGGGTGCCTACGCGCATGGTCTTGGGTGCGCAGGGGCGCATCAGCGGGCTTCTGTTTCAGCCTCCATATCCCAAGGCCACGACCCTAGAGGGATGGCTAGAAGCCTTTCGGGCTTTGCCCGGCCGCGTGGCGCTGCTTGTGCGTCGGGATGATCAGGATCTGCTTGTGTTGCGAGCGGAGGAGCCGCTTGCCGTGGGCTCGGCTTTCAAGGTGGCTGTGCTAGCGGCCCTGGCGCGGGAGGTTGCCTCGGGCCGTCGCCGGTGGGAAGAGCTGGTGCCTATAGCCTCCGCCCACAAAAGCCTGCCTTCCGGGATCTTACAAGATTGGCCCGAGGGAGCGCCCCTTACGCTGTACAGCTTAGCGGCGCTCATGATAGCGCAGAGCGATAACACCGCCACCGATCACCTGCTGGCTCTTCTGGGGCGCCAGCCTGTGGAGCGTCTGGCCAACCGAAACCGGCCTTTTTTAAACACTCGAGAGGCCTTTGCCCTCAAAAACCCCGCAAACCGTTCTTGGCTAGAGCGTTTCCGCAGATCCGACGAGACGGGCAAAAGGGCCATCCTCCGTGAACTTGCCCAACGCCCTCTGCCCGATGAGACCCTGTTTAGCTCCGGTCCTGTCGCCTTGGATGTGGAGTGGTTTTTCTCAGCCCGGGAGCTGGCCGCCTTGCTCGATGAGGTGGCCGAGCTGCCTATAATGGGGATCAATCCGGGTCCGGCTCGGCGCGCGGATTGGGCTGCGGTGGCTTTTAAAGGCGGATCGGAGCCCGGCGTGCTGAACTTATCGGCTCGGCTGTTGCGCGCCGACGGCCGGCGTTTTACGGTAATCGCCACGTGGAACGACGAGCGCCTTCTAGATGAGGTTCGCTTTTTGGGGCTTTATAGCGGGTTGTTGCGTTTTTTGGCCGCCCTCCCCTAG
- a CDS encoding S46 family peptidase, whose protein sequence is MRTSWWIPLSSVALLAGCAGIRPLQTPFGVSAPSFLEDTVRAGRFDTGKMWTFEHPPVEYFAQTYGFRPTEEWLQRVRLAALRFATYCSASFVSPDGLVMTNHHCARDAAAAVSRAGENLVETGFYAQTLEEERRVPNLFVDQLVFIEDVTARVQRAMVEARTDAERLQRRDAEIRSIEEEYRRRTGLEIQVVALYNGGRFSVYGYKRYTDVRLVFLPELALGYFGGDPDNFTYPRYAFDCAFFRVYDEQGRPLRTEHFFRFNPRGPAEGEVVFVVGNPGRTSRLNTVAQLEFRRDLQLPYTLEYLKRRSAILQAHLRSLPGGDPELENQIFSIENTIKAFTGQLRGLRDPHLMSRKRAFERDFRRAVAARPDLAPRYGRIWDEIAQLRAELRRYYPDLFLFQPQGLGRSQALALAQALIGYANQVQNNTSVAELEGRRNRIRNWPDPANSELEARFLGAHLEEARRILGPQDPYVRAALRGRGPEEAARALLRESRLFDRAFRERLLAEGPQAIAASQDPLLVLARIAEPRFRRAQEANQRLSAREQLLVGELAQALFAIYGTQIPPDATFTLRLADGVVRGYPYNGTIAPYKTTFYGLYDRFRSFDRKSPWALPERWQNPPPEFDLGTPLNFVSTNDIIGGNSGSPVINRQAELVGLIFDGNIESLPGDFLYTEETSRAISVHAGGILEALRHIYRAERLVRELLGAR, encoded by the coding sequence ATGCGCACCTCGTGGTGGATTCCGTTAAGTAGTGTAGCTCTGCTGGCAGGATGCGCCGGTATACGCCCTCTGCAGACGCCCTTCGGGGTCTCAGCGCCAAGCTTTTTAGAGGACACCGTAAGGGCCGGACGCTTCGATACGGGCAAGATGTGGACTTTTGAGCATCCGCCCGTGGAGTATTTCGCCCAAACCTACGGCTTTCGCCCCACGGAGGAGTGGCTACAGCGGGTGCGGCTTGCGGCGCTGCGCTTTGCCACGTACTGCTCGGCCTCCTTTGTATCGCCCGATGGGCTGGTGATGACCAACCACCACTGCGCCCGGGATGCGGCCGCCGCCGTGTCCCGCGCGGGCGAAAACCTCGTCGAGACGGGCTTTTACGCCCAAACCCTTGAGGAGGAGCGCCGCGTGCCGAATCTGTTCGTAGACCAACTGGTGTTCATCGAGGACGTGACCGCGCGCGTGCAGCGTGCCATGGTGGAGGCCCGCACCGATGCGGAGCGCTTGCAACGTCGGGACGCCGAGATCCGCTCCATCGAAGAGGAATACCGGCGTCGCACGGGCCTGGAGATCCAAGTGGTCGCGCTCTACAACGGAGGCCGTTTTTCGGTCTACGGCTACAAACGCTACACAGACGTGCGCTTGGTCTTTTTGCCGGAACTCGCCCTGGGCTATTTCGGAGGGGATCCCGATAACTTCACCTACCCGCGATACGCTTTCGACTGCGCTTTCTTCCGCGTCTACGATGAACAAGGCCGCCCCCTGCGCACGGAGCACTTCTTCCGCTTCAACCCCCGTGGCCCCGCCGAGGGAGAGGTCGTGTTCGTGGTCGGCAATCCGGGCCGCACTAGCCGGCTCAACACCGTGGCGCAGCTGGAGTTTCGGCGCGACCTGCAGCTTCCGTACACCCTGGAGTACCTCAAGCGCCGCTCCGCTATCCTGCAGGCGCACCTGCGCAGCCTGCCGGGCGGGGATCCGGAGCTGGAAAACCAGATCTTCTCCATAGAGAACACGATCAAAGCCTTCACGGGCCAACTGCGCGGGCTGCGCGATCCCCATCTTATGAGCCGCAAACGGGCCTTTGAGCGGGATTTCCGACGCGCTGTGGCCGCCCGGCCCGATCTTGCGCCCCGTTACGGGCGGATTTGGGACGAGATTGCGCAGCTGCGAGCCGAGCTGCGGCGCTACTACCCGGATCTGTTTCTTTTTCAACCTCAAGGGCTGGGTCGCAGCCAGGCGCTTGCGCTCGCACAGGCCCTCATCGGATACGCCAACCAGGTTCAAAACAACACGAGCGTCGCCGAGCTTGAGGGCCGGCGCAACCGCATCCGCAACTGGCCCGATCCGGCCAATTCGGAACTGGAAGCTCGTTTCCTGGGCGCCCATCTGGAGGAGGCGCGCCGCATCCTGGGCCCGCAAGATCCCTACGTGCGGGCTGCGCTTCGAGGCCGGGGGCCAGAGGAGGCGGCCCGCGCCCTGCTGCGAGAAAGCCGCCTCTTTGATCGGGCCTTTCGGGAGCGCCTTTTGGCTGAGGGCCCCCAGGCCATAGCCGCCTCCCAAGATCCCCTCTTGGTTCTGGCCCGCATCGCCGAGCCCCGGTTTCGCCGGGCTCAGGAGGCCAACCAGCGGCTAAGCGCGCGCGAGCAGCTCTTGGTGGGCGAGCTTGCCCAGGCGCTTTTTGCAATTTACGGAACGCAGATCCCCCCGGATGCCACCTTTACCCTGCGCCTGGCCGACGGAGTGGTGCGAGGCTATCCGTATAACGGCACAATAGCCCCCTACAAGACGACCTTCTACGGCCTCTACGATCGCTTCCGGTCCTTTGACCGCAAATCCCCGTGGGCGCTTCCGGAGCGCTGGCAAAACCCCCCTCCGGAGTTCGACCTGGGCACCCCGCTTAACTTCGTCTCCACAAACGACATTATCGGGGGCAACTCCGGAAGCCCCGTCATCAACCGACAGGCCGAGCTCGTGGGGCTGATTTTCGATGGCAACATCGAAAGCCTGCCCGGCGACTTCCTCTACACCGAAGAGACAAGCCGGGCCATCTCCGTGCACGCCGGGGGCATCCTGGAGGCCCTGCGGCACATTTACAGAGCCGAACGCCTGGTGCGCGAACTGCTAGGAGCGCGCTGA
- a CDS encoding M1 family metallopeptidase → MNRSAVVLLLWSCAGVLQAQPVARFAPLPWPEPNAMRTATGAPGPAYWQQRADYWIQATLDTVRHRLEGRQRIRYTNYAPEPLEHLWLQLDQNLFRSGSRGARLNPEGRWSGAFSEGGFEIRSVVLSQEGRRQAARYAIEDTRMRIELDRPVPARGGVIDIELEWAFTIPEYGADRMGRTRFRKGWLYAIAQWYPRMCVYDDIRGWNALPYLGQGEFYLSYGDFYVELTVPRELIVVATGELLNPEEVLTAQQRERLQRARRSAQPVMIVSRAEAGRPDARPPGRSPLTWRFRAQNVRDFAWAASRAFLWDAASWEDVLLMSVYPEEGLGPDSLGQPGWERSTEYLRHTIRFYSETYYRYPYPVAINVAGPVGGMEYPMIVFCGVFARGQALFGVTDHEFGHTWFPMIVGSDERRHVWMDEGLNTFINHYSNLAYYGQQARRLAQLHPDTVAKRMQEPWHRYPIMTAPDLLPTRALGFLGYRKPAFGLLLLREYIVGPERFDRAFRAYIARWAFKHPQPVDFFRTLEDVAGEDLAWFWRGWFYTAELFDQAIDSVRAEPGLTRVYLSNRQGLVLPTTLELEFADGSRERIRLPVEIWAHQDRYSYALRDPRAVRRARIDPDGQLPDIDRSNDLWPRASR, encoded by the coding sequence ATGAACCGATCCGCTGTTGTGCTGCTTTTGTGGAGCTGCGCCGGGGTGCTTCAAGCCCAGCCTGTGGCTCGCTTTGCCCCGCTTCCCTGGCCCGAACCCAACGCGATGCGCACCGCCACGGGCGCACCGGGACCCGCGTACTGGCAACAGCGGGCCGATTACTGGATTCAGGCTACGCTGGACACGGTTCGACACCGGCTCGAAGGGCGACAGCGGATCCGCTACACCAACTACGCCCCAGAGCCGCTTGAGCACCTGTGGCTGCAGCTGGATCAGAACCTCTTTCGCTCCGGAAGCCGAGGCGCCCGGCTCAACCCGGAGGGCCGCTGGAGCGGGGCCTTCTCCGAAGGAGGGTTCGAGATCCGGTCCGTCGTGCTCTCCCAAGAGGGCCGTCGCCAAGCGGCCCGGTACGCAATAGAGGACACGCGCATGCGCATCGAGCTGGACAGGCCCGTTCCGGCTCGCGGCGGCGTGATCGATATCGAACTGGAGTGGGCCTTTACGATACCCGAATACGGGGCCGACCGCATGGGCCGCACGCGCTTCCGGAAGGGCTGGCTGTATGCGATCGCCCAATGGTATCCGCGCATGTGCGTCTACGACGACATCCGGGGCTGGAACGCGCTTCCCTACCTGGGGCAGGGGGAGTTCTACCTGAGCTACGGGGACTTCTACGTGGAGCTGACCGTGCCCCGGGAGCTGATCGTGGTGGCCACCGGGGAGCTCCTCAACCCAGAAGAGGTGCTCACGGCGCAGCAGCGCGAAAGGCTCCAGCGGGCCCGCCGGAGCGCCCAACCTGTCATGATCGTCTCGCGCGCCGAAGCCGGGCGCCCGGATGCGCGGCCGCCTGGACGCAGCCCCTTGACGTGGCGTTTTCGCGCCCAAAACGTGCGGGATTTCGCCTGGGCCGCCTCCCGGGCCTTTCTTTGGGATGCGGCTAGCTGGGAAGACGTGCTCCTCATGTCCGTATACCCCGAAGAGGGGCTCGGCCCGGATTCCTTGGGCCAACCCGGCTGGGAGCGATCGACGGAGTACCTGCGGCACACGATCCGGTTCTATTCGGAAACGTACTACCGCTATCCCTACCCCGTGGCCATCAACGTGGCTGGACCCGTGGGCGGCATGGAATATCCCATGATCGTTTTCTGCGGAGTGTTCGCCCGAGGACAGGCCCTCTTCGGGGTCACGGATCATGAGTTCGGGCACACCTGGTTCCCCATGATTGTGGGCTCCGATGAGCGCCGCCACGTATGGATGGATGAGGGGCTCAATACGTTCATCAACCACTACTCGAATTTAGCCTACTACGGCCAGCAGGCCCGCCGTCTGGCTCAGCTGCACCCGGATACTGTGGCCAAACGCATGCAGGAGCCCTGGCATCGCTACCCGATCATGACGGCCCCGGATCTGCTGCCTACGCGCGCCCTGGGTTTTCTGGGGTATCGCAAGCCGGCCTTCGGCCTTCTTTTGCTGCGCGAGTACATCGTGGGCCCGGAGCGCTTCGATCGCGCCTTTCGGGCCTACATCGCCCGGTGGGCCTTCAAGCATCCGCAACCGGTGGACTTCTTCCGCACCCTAGAGGACGTCGCCGGTGAGGACTTGGCCTGGTTCTGGCGCGGATGGTTTTACACGGCCGAGCTGTTTGATCAGGCCATAGACTCGGTGCGCGCCGAGCCCGGGCTTACGCGCGTGTACCTATCCAACCGCCAGGGGCTTGTACTGCCGACTACGCTGGAGCTGGAATTCGCCGACGGCAGCCGGGAGCGCATCCGGCTGCCCGTGGAGATCTGGGCGCATCAGGACCGCTATAGCTACGCGCTGCGCGATCCCCGTGCGGTGCGACGCGCGCGTATCGACCCGGACGGGCAGCTGCCGGATATCGACCGCTCTAACGACCTCTGGCCCCGAGCAAGCCGATAA
- a CDS encoding Mut7-C RNAse domain-containing protein, whose translation MAAFDRPRFWADAMLGGLARWLRVLGYDTRYEPYICDQALVQRARAEARIVLTRDRALARALSPEEVLWIAHLRPLEQLQEVIARFALDTRSGLFSRCLRCNAALEPASWSAHRHRLPSGPRIRTEPVLYRCPCCDRLYWEGGHVARMRRLLGV comes from the coding sequence ATGGCCGCCTTCGACCGTCCGCGTTTCTGGGCCGACGCCATGCTAGGCGGGCTTGCGCGCTGGCTGCGCGTGCTGGGCTACGATACCCGCTACGAGCCCTACATCTGCGATCAGGCGCTCGTGCAGCGCGCGCGAGCCGAGGCCCGCATCGTGCTCACGCGCGACCGGGCCCTTGCGCGCGCGCTTAGCCCCGAAGAAGTCCTCTGGATTGCGCACCTGCGTCCGCTGGAGCAGCTTCAGGAAGTGATCGCGCGCTTTGCGCTGGATACTCGGTCCGGTCTTTTTAGCCGCTGCCTGCGCTGCAACGCGGCGCTTGAGCCCGCCTCCTGGTCCGCCCATCGTCACCGGCTGCCATCCGGACCGCGCATCCGGACGGAACCGGTCCTGTACCGATGCCCCTGCTGCGACCGATTGTATTGGGAGGGCGGACACGTAGCCCGCATGCGCCGCTTATTGGGCGTGTAA
- a CDS encoding methyl-accepting chemotaxis protein codes for MQQHRQPVPQVEEIVALVEGILKGQGSLVEGFFLQYPEWRSPWASFLSKWASWPGWLVRAMDNNVERIRNLAELQQAASQFRGRFLADTDQLNALAAATEQMTATSRNIAEHIAHMAEEAEETSQEIQKIFGLMQGVFSAMGQVRESIELMAETIQHFMRSMQTISGLTRTVNDIARQTNLLALNAAIEAARAGEHGRGFAVVADEVRKLAEKSAQAAHEINDTALELERHSAQVDARLTEGLRALEESQKKIAVLSTAFSRAQQTAETTVTGAAHIRMAIQELEQAIEQASRNAVELFSSQSANVETLDSMLSVLDQIARLGQESVALFAEWPSDTLLVTIAKADHVIWVQRVNDALLGKISIRGSELADHRSCRLGKWYYSRGMELLGHVQQFRDFEALHAEVHRTGRQIVEAIQEGRPEEALRQARRLNELRDRVLEALTQMRELLAREHLPQNGR; via the coding sequence GTGCAACAGCACAGACAGCCCGTCCCGCAAGTCGAAGAGATCGTGGCGCTTGTAGAGGGGATTTTAAAAGGCCAAGGCTCCCTTGTGGAGGGCTTTTTCCTGCAATACCCCGAATGGCGGAGCCCGTGGGCGTCCTTTCTGAGCAAATGGGCCTCCTGGCCGGGGTGGCTTGTGCGCGCCATGGACAACAACGTGGAGCGCATCCGCAACCTGGCCGAGCTGCAGCAGGCCGCCTCCCAGTTCCGGGGTCGGTTTCTGGCGGACACAGATCAGCTCAACGCGCTGGCCGCGGCTACAGAACAAATGACGGCCACAAGCCGCAACATCGCCGAGCACATCGCCCACATGGCCGAAGAGGCGGAGGAGACTAGCCAAGAGATCCAGAAAATATTCGGTCTCATGCAAGGCGTCTTCAGCGCGATGGGCCAGGTACGGGAGTCCATCGAGCTTATGGCTGAGACGATCCAGCATTTTATGCGCAGCATGCAAACCATCTCAGGTCTCACCCGCACGGTAAACGACATCGCCCGCCAGACGAACTTGCTGGCCCTCAATGCCGCCATAGAGGCGGCGCGCGCCGGCGAGCATGGCCGGGGCTTTGCCGTGGTGGCCGATGAGGTGCGCAAGCTAGCCGAGAAATCCGCTCAGGCCGCGCACGAAATCAACGACACGGCCCTGGAACTGGAACGGCATTCGGCTCAAGTGGACGCGCGCCTAACAGAAGGGCTAAGGGCGCTTGAGGAAAGTCAGAAGAAAATCGCCGTCCTTAGCACCGCGTTCTCTAGGGCTCAGCAGACGGCCGAGACCACCGTCACGGGTGCGGCGCATATCCGGATGGCGATCCAGGAGCTGGAGCAGGCCATCGAGCAAGCCTCCCGCAACGCCGTAGAGCTTTTCTCAAGCCAATCGGCCAACGTGGAGACGCTCGATTCCATGCTGAGCGTTTTGGATCAAATAGCGCGGCTTGGACAGGAATCCGTGGCGTTGTTTGCGGAATGGCCCTCCGATACGCTGCTTGTTACGATCGCCAAGGCCGATCACGTCATTTGGGTGCAGCGCGTAAACGACGCCCTGCTGGGCAAGATCTCCATCCGTGGCTCCGAGCTTGCGGACCATCGTAGCTGCCGACTGGGCAAATGGTATTACAGCCGCGGCATGGAGCTATTGGGGCATGTGCAGCAGTTCCGGGATTTCGAAGCGCTCCACGCTGAGGTGCACCGCACAGGCCGCCAGATCGTAGAGGCGATCCAGGAGGGCCGACCGGAGGAGGCGCTCCGTCAGGCGCGTCGCCTCAATGAGCTGCGGGACCGCGTACTAGAGGCGCTTACCCAGATGCGCGAGCTGTTGGCAAGGGAACACCTACCTCAAAACGGACGGTAA
- a CDS encoding amidohydrolase family protein, with product MRRLLCVGVVLGFSAGAWGQGIPPSRTGTFALTNARIVTVSGGVIERGTLLIQNGKIAAVGPNVTIPQGAEVLDCSGLSIYPGLINSYTQVGLIEIGQIPETRDESEVGAYNPHMLALTAINPASTHIPVTRVAGVTTVISAPTGGLLSGQATLINLHGYTPEQMAVRPSVGVVMNFPSVGRRSLFQQQSEEERRRQYEQQLRQLNELWQKAVAYNRAWEAYERNRSGEPPLWDQRLEALRPVVRGELPFLINVNAERDILAAIRWVRERKIKAIFAGVAEGWRVADSLAQSGIPCIVGPVLALPTRPYDRYDRAYANAAALAKAGVKIAIGTFDYYNARNLAHHAGMAAAFGLPKEEALKAITLYPAQIWGVADRMGSLEVGKDATLIVTDGDPLELRTQVRYLFINGWLVPLVSRHTQLWEEYRRRAF from the coding sequence ATGCGAAGGCTTTTGTGCGTGGGGGTTGTGCTTGGATTCTCAGCGGGCGCCTGGGGCCAAGGCATCCCCCCTTCTCGTACGGGGACGTTTGCGCTCACCAACGCACGCATCGTAACCGTCTCCGGAGGCGTGATCGAACGCGGTACGCTGCTTATCCAAAACGGCAAGATCGCCGCCGTAGGCCCCAACGTAACCATTCCGCAGGGGGCGGAGGTGCTCGACTGCTCCGGCTTGAGCATCTACCCCGGGCTCATCAACAGCTACACGCAGGTGGGGCTGATCGAGATCGGTCAGATTCCGGAGACCCGCGACGAAAGCGAAGTGGGCGCCTACAACCCCCACATGCTGGCCCTTACGGCCATCAATCCGGCCAGCACCCACATACCCGTTACCCGTGTGGCTGGGGTCACGACCGTGATTTCGGCCCCCACGGGGGGGTTGCTATCTGGGCAGGCCACGCTGATTAACCTACATGGATACACACCGGAGCAAATGGCCGTACGCCCCTCCGTGGGCGTGGTGATGAATTTTCCCTCTGTGGGTCGTCGTTCGCTCTTTCAGCAGCAAAGCGAAGAGGAGCGCCGCCGCCAATACGAACAGCAGCTGCGGCAACTCAACGAACTCTGGCAGAAAGCCGTGGCCTACAACCGGGCTTGGGAGGCGTACGAGCGCAACCGCTCCGGCGAGCCCCCCCTGTGGGATCAGCGTCTAGAGGCCCTGCGGCCCGTGGTGCGGGGTGAGCTGCCGTTTCTGATCAACGTGAACGCGGAGCGCGATATTCTGGCCGCGATTCGCTGGGTGCGAGAGCGCAAGATCAAGGCGATTTTCGCCGGCGTGGCCGAGGGCTGGCGCGTGGCCGACAGCCTAGCGCAGTCGGGTATCCCCTGTATCGTGGGGCCCGTGCTGGCCCTGCCCACGCGGCCCTATGATCGTTACGATCGCGCCTACGCGAACGCCGCCGCCTTGGCCAAGGCGGGGGTGAAGATCGCCATCGGCACCTTCGATTACTACAACGCCCGCAACCTGGCCCATCATGCGGGTATGGCCGCAGCCTTTGGTCTGCCCAAGGAAGAGGCCCTTAAAGCCATTACGCTCTATCCGGCCCAGATTTGGGGGGTGGCCGATCGGATGGGCTCCCTAGAGGTGGGTAAAGATGCGACGCTCATCGTCACCGACGGCGACCCGCTGGAGCTGCGCACTCAGGTGCGATACCTCTTCATCAACGGCTGGCTAGTGCCCCTGGTGAGCCGTCACACTCAGCTGTGGGAGGAATACCGCCGACGCGCCTTTTAA